GTTCGCGTCCGGTGAAGAAGCGCCGGCGGTGCAACACGGGATGGTCGAGGCGCAGATGGATCAGTTTCGAGACGAAGTCGAAGAGGTCCTTCTTGTCTTCCGTGACGTTCCAGTCGGTCCACGAGATCTCATTGTCCTGGCAGTAGGCGTTGTTGTTGCCCTGCTGGGTGCGGGCCACCTCGTCGCCGCCGCAGATCATGGGAATGCCCTGACTGAACAGCAGGGTGGAGAACATGTTGCGCATCTGGCGGGCGCGCAGCTCGTTCACGTCGTGGATGCTGGTGGGGCCTTCGACGCCGCAGTTCCACGAGCGGTTGTTGCTTTCGCCGTCGCGGTTGCCTTCGCCGTTGGCCATATTGTGCTTGTCGTTGTAGCTCACCAGATCGTTCATGGTGAAGCCGTCGTGCGCGGTGATGAAGTTCACCGACGCGACCGGGCGGCGTCCGTTCATCTGGTACAGGTCGGAGCTGCCCATCAGACGGCTGGCGAACTCGGGCAGGGTGGAGGGCTGCGAGCGCCAGAAGTCGCGCACGGTGTCGCGGTAGCGTCCGTTCCACTCCGACCAGCTGGAGGGGAATCCGCCCACCTGATAGCCGCCGGATCCCAGATCCCACGGTTCGGCGATGAGTTTGACGCGGCTTAAAACCGGATCCTGCTCGACGATGTCGAAGAAGGCGGAGAGCTTGTCGACCTCCTGGAACTGGCGGGCGAGCGTGGCGGCCAGATCGAAGCGGAAGCCGTCCACATGCATTTCCGTCACCCAGTAGCGCAGGGAGTCGGTGATGAGCTGCAGGGCATGCGGCGAGCGCATGAGCAGCGAGTTGCCGGTGCCGGTCGTGTCGAAGTAGTGGCGCTGGTCGCCTTCGACGAGACGGTAGTAGGCCGAGTTGTCGATGCCGCGGAAGCTCAACGTGGGCCCCATATGGTTGCCTTCGGCGGTGTGGTTGTACACCACGTCGAGGATGACCTCCATGCCGGCGCGATGGTAGGCCTTGACCATGGATTTGAACTCGTTGACCTGCTCGCCGCGCTGCCCGGAGCTGGAGTAGGTGTTGTGCGGGGCGAAGAATCCGATGGTGTTGTATCCCCAGTAGTTGCTCAGGCCCTTCTCCTGCAGGAAGGAGTCGTTGACGAACTGGTGGATGGGCATGAGTTCGATGGTGGTGACGCCCAGTCGTTTGAAGTATTCGATGACGGACGGGTAGGCGAGGCCGGCGTAGGTGCCGCGGATGTCCGGCGGCACGTCGCGGTTGAGGTTGGTCAGGCCTCGCACATGCGCCTCGTAGATCACGGAATCGTGGTAGGGGATGCCGGGATGCTGGTCGTTGCCCCAATCGAAGTAGGGGTTGACGACCACGGACTTCATCGTATGCGCGGTGGAGTCCATGGTGTTCATCAGAGCGTCGTTGTCCGGATTGGAGAAGTCGTAGGAGAACAGGCTTTCATGGCCGTCGATATTGCCTTCGATGGCCTTCGCATAGGGGTCGAGCAGCAGTTTGTTCGGGTTGCACCGGTGTCCGTGGGCGGGATCGTAGGGTCCGTAGACGCGGTAGCCGTAGCGCTGGCCCGGCTGGATGCCGGGAAGATAGTTGTGCCAGACGTACGAGTTCTGCTCGGTCATCTCGATGCGGGTCTCGTTGTCGTGCTCGTCGAACAGACAGAGTTCGACTTTCTGCGCGACCTGGGAGAACAGGGCGAAGTTCACTCCGGCGCCGTCGTAGCTGGCGCCGAGCGGATACATGGAGCCGGGTCTGATTTGCATTATTCCAGTATCGCACCTTCCTCGGCCGAGCGCGGCCGTTCGGGAATGTTGCGGGTGTCGTATGAAGCGTCGCGCAGCCGTCGTAGGGCTTCGTGTTGGATGGCGATCATACCATTGGATGAGGTGACGCGTGTGACGAGCAGCTCCTGCCAGCTCACCCAGGACGATTCCACGTATTCGTCGCCGTCGAAATGCCGTTCCTCCTGACGCCATGCGCCCAGATGGAGCACCATGATGTGGGCCAGTTCGTCGGCCATGCCTTCGGACGAGTAGAACGCGCCCACGCGGTCGACGCGCAGTTCGCGCTCGTCCGGTACCACGCCGGTCTCTTCTGCGAGTTCGCGCATCGCCGCGGCCATCGGATCCTCGTCGCCGTCCATCAGTCCCGCGGGCAGTCCGTAGGCGAACAGGTCGCTGCCCGCGCGGTATTCGCGTTCGAGCAGATAGCGGTCGGTGGCGAGGTCATGCACCAGCAGGACCACGCAGGGCGCGTGCCGCATCACCTGACGGCGGATCGTATGACGTTCGCCGCGCCGGTCGGTCAATGCGATGGTCATATCGTCGATGCGGAACACGGCGCCGCGGTAGACAGTTTCGCTGGATTCCACCACCGCGGGAATCGTCATGTCGATGCCGTCGAGCACTCCCCCGCCGGCCGTCCGTTCCGCACGGTTGGGGTCGTCGTTCGTCGCTGTCGTCATGATTCCTCCTTTTCCCGGTCTCTAGCCCAGCGCGCCGCCGTCCGTAGTGATGACGCGGGTCCACGGGTCGGTGTTGTCCCGCAGCCAGTTGGTTTCGATTCGCTCCCCCGTCGCCTGTGCGACGGCCGCGGGCACGTCTTCGATCGCGTAATGGAACCACATCGATTCGATGGCCGCATGCGGGGTGTTGATGAACATCGGACGCACGCCCTCGTCACCCCGCCCCAAGGCGACGCCCCTCCCGCGCATGCGGGCCTCGTAGCGCGCCTGTTCGATGGCGTCGGTGACCGGATGGTGACGAAGGTCGCTGGTCACGTACACGTCCACGCCCGAAGCGCGCACCTCGTCGAACAGCGAGTCGCCGGAGCCGGGCAGCACGGCCACGGTGTTCACGGGCGCATCGTCATCGCCGCAGATTTGGATGCCGTAGGCGGTACGCATGGGCAGCGCGTCGAACACCCGTTGCGCGAAATCATGCAGCGTCGTCGGTTCAGGCAGGCGGCCGATGCGCCCCAACCCGACCGGATGTTCGGCCGCCGGATCGTCGATGGGCGTCAACGGACGCTGATCGACCAGACCGAACAGGTCGGCGGCGGCCTGTCCCACGCCGCGATGGGCGGCATCGGCGTTGGTGTGCCCCACCCACAGCGCGCAGCCGTTGGTGTTCAGCGTACGTACGATCTCGCCGCGGAATCCCAGTCCTGACACCTCATGCACCGAACGGAAGAACAGCGGATGGTGGGTGATCAGCAGGTCGGCCCGCCAGTCGACGGCCTGCTCGACGATGGCCCAAGTGGGGTCGGCGGCGAACGCGACGCGACGCACCTCGCGCGTCAGATCGCCCACAATCAGGCCGGGCTCGTCCCATTCCTCGGCGTAACGCAATGGGTAGAGCGTTTCCAGCACATCGACGACTTGCTTGAGATTCGGCATATGTCCTCCTTCTCGAGTGTGCGTATGTCGCCTGTGGCGGGCGGGCCCATCCTTAGGTCCGCCCGCCATAGGCGACGATCGTCAGTGCGCGGCGAGCTGCCAGTCGGCGCCGACGCCCGTCGAAACGTCCAATGGCACCGACAGTTCCACCGCATGTTCCATCGCGTCGCTGATCAGGCGGGAGACCTGTTCGCTTTCCCCGGGGGCGATCTCCACCACAAGTTCGTCGTGGATCTGCAGGATGACGCGGCTGGCGAGGTTGTGCTCATGCAAGGCGTGGTCGGCGCGGATCATGGCGATTTTCATGATGTCCGCGGCGGAGCCTTGGATGGGCGCGTTCAGGGCGGCGCGCTCGGCGGCCTCGCGAGCGTTGCGGTTCAGGGCGGTCAGCGCGGGGAAATAGCGCCTGCGGCCGAACATCGTCTCCGTATAGCCTTTGTCGCGCGCGGTCTCCACTAGGGATTCCAGATAGTCGTGCACTTTGCCGAAGGTCGCGAAATACTTCTCCTTCAGCACGTCCGCCTCGCTGGGGCGGATGTGCAGCTGCTGGGAGAGGCCGTAGGTGCTCAGACCGTAGGCCAGACCGTAACTCATCGCCTTCACGTGGCTGCGCTGGTCGGCGGTGATCGATTCCATCGGCACCGCGTAGACGAGGCTGGCCACGTACTTGTGGAAGTCCGCGCCGGATCTGAACGCCTCGATCAGCGCCTCGTCGCCGGAAAGATGCGCCATGATGCGCAGCTCGACCTGCGAATAGTCGCAGCTCATCAGCGATTCGTAGCCTTCGCCGGGTACGAAGGCGGAACGGATTTCACGGCCTGCGGCGTTGCGGTTGGGGATGTTCTGCAGATTCGGATCCACGGAGCTCAACCGGCCCGTCGCGGCCACGGTCTGTTCGAAAGTGGTGTGGATACGTCCGTCCTTGCGGTTCGTCGCGTCGATCAGCGTGGCGACGATCTGCTTGAGCTTGTTGGTTTCGCGATGCCGCAGCAGCGCGCCGAGGAATCCGCTGGCCCGTTCGTCGCCTTCGCTTGCGGATTTGACGTACAGTTCCTGCAGTACGGCCGCGTTGGTCGTGTACGAGCCGGATTTGGTGCGTTTGGTGGGCTTCAAGTCCAAATCCTCGTACAGCACCTTCGCCAGCTGTTTGGGGCTTTGCAGATTCACCCGTGTGCCGGCGCAGTCCCACGCGATCTCCTGCGCCTGATTCGCTTCGGCCGAGAACTGCTCGTGCATGCCGGTCAGGCGGGCGGTATCGACGGTGGCGCCGAGTTCCTCCATACGCTGCAGCACACGAGAGACGGGAATCTCCAACGCC
Above is a window of Bifidobacterium eulemuris DNA encoding:
- the glgX gene encoding glycogen debranching protein GlgX, whose product is MYPLGASYDGAGVNFALFSQVAQKVELCLFDEHDNETRIEMTEQNSYVWHNYLPGIQPGQRYGYRVYGPYDPAHGHRCNPNKLLLDPYAKAIEGNIDGHESLFSYDFSNPDNDALMNTMDSTAHTMKSVVVNPYFDWGNDQHPGIPYHDSVIYEAHVRGLTNLNRDVPPDIRGTYAGLAYPSVIEYFKRLGVTTIELMPIHQFVNDSFLQEKGLSNYWGYNTIGFFAPHNTYSSSGQRGEQVNEFKSMVKAYHRAGMEVILDVVYNHTAEGNHMGPTLSFRGIDNSAYYRLVEGDQRHYFDTTGTGNSLLMRSPHALQLITDSLRYWVTEMHVDGFRFDLAATLARQFQEVDKLSAFFDIVEQDPVLSRVKLIAEPWDLGSGGYQVGGFPSSWSEWNGRYRDTVRDFWRSQPSTLPEFASRLMGSSDLYQMNGRRPVASVNFITAHDGFTMNDLVSYNDKHNMANGEGNRDGESNNRSWNCGVEGPTSIHDVNELRARQMRNMFSTLLFSQGIPMICGGDEVARTQQGNNNAYCQDNEISWTDWNVTEDKKDLFDFVSKLIHLRLDHPVLHRRRFFTGREPGDDSNMIPQVEWFDHTGSIMDLADWQNTHALSMMIYLNGSDIPETDWYGNRMVDNDFILIFNAHYEPIQFTLPDERYGRKWKLIVDTHNPKGPELNYEAGFAITAQSRTFLMLMGSKKPEQKQDY
- a CDS encoding NUDIX hydrolase; the encoded protein is MTIPAVVESSETVYRGAVFRIDDMTIALTDRRGERHTIRRQVMRHAPCVVLLVHDLATDRYLLEREYRAGSDLFAYGLPAGLMDGDEDPMAAAMRELAEETGVVPDERELRVDRVGAFYSSEGMADELAHIMVLHLGAWRQEERHFDGDEYVESSWVSWQELLVTRVTSSNGMIAIQHEALRRLRDASYDTRNIPERPRSAEEGAILE
- a CDS encoding Nif3-like dinuclear metal center hexameric protein; the protein is MPNLKQVVDVLETLYPLRYAEEWDEPGLIVGDLTREVRRVAFAADPTWAIVEQAVDWRADLLITHHPLFFRSVHEVSGLGFRGEIVRTLNTNGCALWVGHTNADAAHRGVGQAAADLFGLVDQRPLTPIDDPAAEHPVGLGRIGRLPEPTTLHDFAQRVFDALPMRTAYGIQICGDDDAPVNTVAVLPGSGDSLFDEVRASGVDVYVTSDLRHHPVTDAIEQARYEARMRGRGVALGRGDEGVRPMFINTPHAAIESMWFHYAIEDVPAAVAQATGERIETNWLRDNTDPWTRVITTDGGALG